In one window of Plasmodium berghei ANKA genome assembly, chromosome: 14 DNA:
- a CDS encoding U1 small nuclear ribonucleoprotein C, putative, with the protein MPKYYCEYCDIYLTHSSPVGRRQHNQGRKHISAKIEYFQNLLREEGITPQNFLGFLGNQGYNNTLANPMMNNFMPGNYNAYMKYNPMRNYHHSNRNSNYQHSIGMHNNKYSRAGYVPPGSNKYPNNHFHNNKRINNIPKPYNNYTNKPITNSSYKNDKQDYRNNNESNDNMNSNNFSNYQVNKENANFVNKNNEQPN; encoded by the coding sequence atgccaAAATATTACTGTGAATATTGCGATATATATCTAACACACAGTTCACCAGTAGGTAGAAGACAACATAATCAAGGTAGAAAACATATTAGCGCAAAAattgaatattttcaaaatttacTAAGAGAAGAAGGTATTACAcctcaaaattttttaggTTTTTTAGGAAATCAAggatataataatactttAGCAAATCCAATGatgaataattttatgcctggaaattataatgcatatatgaaatataacCCTATGAGAAATTATCATCATTCAAATAGAAATTCAAATTATCAGCATTCTATTGGtatgcataataataaatattcaagAGCAGGCTATGTTCCCCCTGGCTCTAATAAATATCCAAACAATCATTTCCACAATAATAAGcgtattaataatattccaaagccttataataattatactAACAAGCCAATCACAAATagttcatataaaaatgataaacaagattatagaaataataatgagagtaatgataatatgaatagtaataatttttccaATTATCAAGTGAATAAGGAAAATGcgaattttgtaaataaaaataatgagcAACCCAATTGA
- a CDS encoding ubiquitin-conjugating enzyme E2, putative, protein MSNLAKKRLIRDFKKLQIDSPYGVSGSPIGNDIMKWRAVIFGPTDTPWEGGTFQLELLFGNEYPNKPPKVKFLTKMFHPNIYMDGNICIDILQKHWSPIYDISAILTSIQSLLSDPNPNSPANQEAALLFVENRIEYNRRIKNCVKESFNFIEQKIEEEEEDKKI, encoded by the exons atgtcAAATTTAGCCAAAAAAAGACTTATTCGagatttcaaaaaattgcAAATCGATTCACCTTATGGAGTTAGTGGTTCTCCAATTGGAAATGATATTATGAAATGGAGAGCAGTTATTTTTGGACCTACAGATACACCATGGGAAGGAG GCACTTTTCAGCTAGAACTTTTGTTCGGGAATGAGTATCCAAACAAACCACCTAAAGTAAAATTTTTAACGAAAATGTTTCATcccaatatatatatggatgGAAATATATGCATCGATATTCTTCAAAAACATTGGAGCCCGATTTATGATATTTCCGCAATTCTAACATCAATACAATCATTACTTAGCGACCCTAATCCCAATAGTCCAGCAAACCAAGAAGCTGCTCTTTTATTTGTTGAAAATAGAATTGAATACAATcgaagaattaaaaattgtgtaaaagaatcttttaattttattgaaCAAAAGATTGAAGAGGAAGaagaagataaaaaaatataa